The following coding sequences lie in one Lolium perenne isolate Kyuss_39 chromosome 2, Kyuss_2.0, whole genome shotgun sequence genomic window:
- the LOC127336610 gene encoding NDR1/HIN1-like protein 12 — MTIKDCGGHKGGVSACQCHREKLYRKLCGAALAFVLLALFVILIVFLVLRPHKPQFYLQDLAVLCLNVTPPASAYLFTTMQATVAARNPNARVGVYYDSADVYAQYKGVPITVPTRLPVAYHGHRDQSVWSPYLRSMDNVELSPELAVSLAQDETAGYVLIDIRVEGLVRWKVGTSWISGHYHLEVNCPALIRVNEGKGSYGATTGGGTEYFRFQQAAACNVDV, encoded by the coding sequence ATGACGATCAAGGACTGCGGCGGCCACAAGGGCGGCGTCTCGGCCTGCCAGTGCCACCGCGAGAAGCTCTACCGCAAGCTCTGCGGGGCCGCGCTCGCCTTCGTCCTCCTCGCCCTCTTCGTCATCCTGATCGTCTTCCTCGTCCTCCGCCCCCACAAGCCCCAGTTCTACCTGCAGGACCTCGCCGTCCTCTGCCTCAACGTCACGCCGCCCGCCTCCGCGTACCTCTTCACCACCATGCAGGCCACCGTGGCGGCGCGCAACCCCAACGCCCGCGTCGGCGTCTACTACGACTCCGCCGACGTGTACGCGCAGTACAAGGGCGTGCCCATCACCGTGCCCACGCGCCTCCCCGTCGCCTACCACGGCCACCGCGACCAGTCCGTGTGGTCGCCGTATTTGAGGTCCATGGACAACGTCGAGCTGTCGCCCGAGCTCGCCGTCTCGCTGGCCCAGGACGAGACCGCCGGGTACGTGCTCATCGACATCCGCGTCGAGGGGTTGGTACGGTGGAAGGTGGGCACCAGCTGGATCTCCGGGCATTACCATCTGGAGGTGAACTGCCCCGCGCTCATCAGGGTGAACGAGGGGAAGGGCAGCTACGGCGCCACCACCGGCGGGGGCACCGAGTACTTCCGGTTCCAGCAGGCGGCGGCCTGCAACGTCGACGTGTGA